One Telluria mixta DNA window includes the following coding sequences:
- a CDS encoding dockerin, whose protein sequence is MYRKHSIIISAALAALVAGCSGGDRTAGPSATAQAPAVAATVGSATSYTSVKWGGGGYVTGLIYHPTSYNVMYARTDVGGAYRWNGGGSWTPITDGIGFGGGDGAFHGVESIAVDPTNDNKVYLVTGIVSHDWQGTPINGRIYVSGDRGASWTHYDLPFPVGGNENARAIGERLKADPTNPSTLFYASRTAGLWKSTNSGQTWTQTGLSSKVLSASEIQGLGSSPVGVEQIMFDNSNVGGGATTWIMYAAIAPDYVQKAGLTSTMYKSVNGGASWTPVSVPSSVSGYYVPHMVRTSDGNYYVVFNKNAGQGAGGPGYLYRFGGVNFNESWTQLATTTQGGYGGVSVFGTGSTARIALAVTGTWSAGQPVVQLSDAGGAPGSWREIADGMQHWGGGFRGWVDDIEIDPTNKDHILHIHGGGVWETWNASAASPSWDAPVNNLEETATLALVTPPAGASYKFVNSAGDIGNWVQTDLAATPTRTPNSAWGNGDAADVLWSDPNYIVAAGIISGGSTVAYGSWSGDSGNSWSNFASLPAGASTNFADTVSIVTTSRNNIVWAPANSIPSWTSNNGASWTQVSGLPTPNGGLNNAYRLVVDRQSPNKVYAFDGGGAWWNSTTGKVYQSTDGGHSFALVQGSVAANFAPNDFGLTTMVGNPNASGDLWVTDGNAVYHSTNSGASWTKLSGFATVAASGSTGPLPGAARIALGKAQAGASYSAAVYVVGTRGGVWGIWHSDDGGATWARFNDDAHQYAGIGVIAADWSTYGRIYFSGNGRGVIYTN, encoded by the coding sequence ATGTATCGGAAGCACAGCATCATCATCTCGGCGGCGCTCGCGGCACTCGTCGCCGGTTGCAGTGGCGGCGACCGCACCGCCGGCCCGTCGGCCACGGCGCAAGCCCCCGCCGTCGCGGCCACCGTCGGCTCGGCCACGTCCTACACGAGCGTGAAGTGGGGCGGCGGCGGCTACGTCACCGGCCTCATCTACCATCCGACCAGCTACAACGTCATGTACGCCCGCACCGACGTCGGCGGCGCCTACCGCTGGAACGGCGGCGGCTCGTGGACGCCCATCACCGACGGCATCGGGTTCGGCGGGGGCGACGGTGCCTTCCACGGCGTCGAAAGCATTGCCGTCGATCCGACCAACGACAACAAGGTGTACCTGGTCACGGGCATCGTTTCGCACGACTGGCAAGGCACCCCGATCAACGGCCGCATCTATGTCTCGGGCGACCGCGGTGCCAGCTGGACGCACTACGACCTGCCGTTCCCGGTGGGCGGCAACGAGAATGCCCGCGCCATCGGCGAACGCCTGAAGGCCGACCCCACCAACCCGTCGACGCTGTTCTACGCCTCGCGCACGGCCGGCCTGTGGAAGAGCACGAACTCGGGCCAGACCTGGACCCAGACCGGTTTATCGAGCAAGGTGCTGTCGGCCAGCGAGATCCAGGGGCTCGGTAGTTCTCCGGTGGGCGTCGAGCAGATCATGTTCGACAACTCGAACGTGGGCGGCGGGGCGACGACGTGGATCATGTACGCCGCCATCGCGCCGGACTACGTTCAGAAGGCGGGCCTGACCTCGACCATGTACAAGTCCGTCAACGGCGGCGCCTCGTGGACGCCGGTGTCGGTGCCGTCCAGCGTGTCCGGCTACTACGTCCCGCACATGGTGCGCACCAGCGACGGCAACTACTACGTGGTGTTCAACAAGAACGCCGGGCAGGGCGCCGGCGGTCCCGGTTACCTCTACCGGTTCGGCGGCGTGAACTTCAACGAGTCCTGGACCCAGCTCGCCACCACCACGCAGGGTGGCTACGGCGGCGTGTCCGTCTTCGGCACCGGCTCGACGGCGCGCATCGCGCTGGCCGTGACCGGTACCTGGAGCGCCGGCCAGCCGGTCGTCCAGCTGTCCGACGCCGGCGGCGCCCCCGGCAGCTGGCGCGAAATCGCGGACGGCATGCAGCATTGGGGCGGAGGCTTCCGGGGCTGGGTGGACGACATCGAAATCGATCCGACCAACAAGGATCACATCCTGCACATTCACGGCGGCGGTGTCTGGGAAACCTGGAACGCGTCGGCGGCCAGCCCGAGCTGGGACGCTCCGGTCAACAACCTCGAGGAAACCGCGACCCTGGCGCTCGTCACGCCGCCGGCGGGCGCGTCGTACAAGTTCGTCAACAGCGCGGGCGATATCGGCAACTGGGTCCAGACGGACCTCGCGGCGACGCCGACCAGGACGCCCAACAGCGCATGGGGCAATGGCGACGCCGCCGACGTGTTGTGGTCCGATCCGAACTACATCGTCGCTGCCGGCATCATCTCCGGCGGGTCGACGGTCGCCTACGGCTCATGGTCCGGCGACAGCGGCAATTCGTGGTCGAACTTCGCATCGCTCCCCGCCGGTGCCTCCACCAACTTCGCCGACACGGTGAGCATCGTGACGACGTCGCGCAACAACATCGTCTGGGCACCCGCCAACTCGATCCCGTCGTGGACCTCGAACAACGGTGCCAGCTGGACCCAGGTCAGCGGCCTGCCCACGCCCAACGGCGGCCTGAACAACGCCTATCGCCTGGTCGTCGACCGCCAGAGCCCGAACAAGGTCTACGCCTTCGATGGCGGCGGCGCGTGGTGGAACAGCACGACGGGCAAGGTCTACCAGTCGACCGATGGCGGCCATTCGTTTGCGCTGGTCCAGGGTTCGGTCGCGGCGAACTTCGCCCCGAATGATTTCGGGCTCACGACGATGGTGGGCAATCCCAACGCCTCGGGCGACCTCTGGGTGACCGACGGCAACGCCGTGTACCACTCGACCAACTCGGGTGCAAGCTGGACCAAGCTCTCCGGCTTCGCGACGGTCGCCGCCAGCGGCTCGACGGGGCCGCTGCCAGGCGCCGCCAGGATCGCGCTGGGCAAGGCGCAGGCAGGCGCGTCGTACTCGGCCGCGGTCTACGTCGTGGGCACGCGGGGCGGCGTGTGGGGCATCTGGCACTCCGACGATGGCGGCGCAACCTGGGCGCGCTTCAACGACGACGCCCACCAGTACGCCGGCATCGGCGTGATCGCGGCGGACTGGAGCACGTACGGACGCATCTACTTCAGCGGCAACGGACGTGGCGTGATCTATACCAACTGA
- a CDS encoding TonB-dependent receptor, translating to MNQFRKTAIAVGVSQVVLLASGMAYAQTTPATDNGGTTSVIVVGQRASLENAQKIKQNADEVVDSIVADDIGKLPDRSVTEVLQRVVGVTIDRTMAKGDPEHYSVEGSGVMVRGLSYVRSELNGRDSFSANGGRSLNFEDVPPELMAGIDVYKNPSAEQIEGGISGLINLRTAMPFDFKGRKMSISAQDTYSTLKKGKPQPSYSMMFSDRWKTRFGEFGALFDLATSQSGTRTDAFQVSPYYPRTDVVPGQTVWVPNAASFRSLEFDRKRDGAYAAFQWKPNSAVQSSLTWFKSRYKMKWDEQAIFGQSSPYNLQVANGKFDPKGAMISGVLTDPADGGVNFNDDTRTSTRKSATTDISWNLRWRLNSQWSVTTDLQKVRATTGSFDSTVATGLQIPQMGMDMSATPARLIFDDATKAYMANPNNYYWGFTMEHQDASVANEKAWKTDVKYEFDHPVLRDLRMGVRLTDRDATTINSVPGYNWAAITQPWQVGPVGSWQPLSSLAYLGDPRFSAGTHLNTFPNFFNGKASVPAVVFPNTSLADGYPGTYAQLHQYYNVLCAERSGKAPDTCGAWKPATFGTDPSGTNDQQERSKAIYTQLRFGFDDLKYPIDGNIGVRYVKTNMVAHGYTVFSFTAPNIPAGATVTGTPIPNIPNFQQKQDFDNSYSNVLPTLNLRLKASDKLQFRFAYGKAMSRPDFSQLQAYTSLSEATTTTTNTATNVVNVSNVSLTGTGSGNPMLRPTMAKQADVTAEWYFAPTGSFTAAVFHKKLSDVIINQSYNFALPDVNGTMHDFVTTGPVNGANGTAKGIELAYQQYFDMLPGWLAGFGVQANYTYVKSSQDLYHPVYQAYCSGGSGADNLNLNLNGCDVDGKTFGNLPLNGLSKNSYNLALLFDRGPISARVAYSWRSKSLQAINANGTNGGDGTDTNPNSPTFGQHNVQYALPTWSDAYGQVDASIFYKITENLSFGLEAQNLNNAMYKQLMQQGVGFKVRGAYVTGPRYTAQMRYSF from the coding sequence GTGAACCAGTTCAGGAAAACGGCCATTGCCGTCGGCGTGTCCCAGGTCGTGCTGCTCGCCAGCGGCATGGCCTATGCACAAACCACTCCCGCCACCGACAATGGGGGGACCACGTCCGTCATCGTGGTCGGCCAGCGCGCCTCGTTGGAAAATGCCCAGAAGATCAAGCAGAACGCCGACGAGGTCGTCGACTCGATCGTCGCCGACGACATCGGCAAGCTGCCGGACCGTTCGGTCACCGAGGTGCTGCAGCGCGTGGTCGGCGTGACCATCGACCGCACCATGGCGAAGGGCGACCCGGAACACTATTCGGTGGAAGGTTCGGGCGTGATGGTCCGCGGCCTGAGCTACGTCCGTTCCGAGCTGAACGGCCGCGACTCGTTCTCGGCCAACGGCGGCCGCTCGCTGAATTTCGAAGACGTGCCGCCCGAGCTGATGGCCGGCATCGACGTCTACAAGAACCCGTCGGCGGAACAGATCGAAGGCGGCATCTCCGGCCTGATCAATCTGCGCACCGCGATGCCGTTCGACTTCAAGGGCCGCAAGATGTCGATCTCGGCCCAGGATACGTATTCCACGCTGAAGAAGGGCAAGCCCCAGCCGTCGTACTCGATGATGTTCTCCGACCGCTGGAAGACGCGGTTCGGCGAATTCGGCGCCCTGTTCGACCTGGCCACGTCACAGAGCGGCACCCGCACCGACGCGTTCCAGGTGTCACCGTACTACCCGCGTACCGACGTCGTGCCCGGCCAGACCGTCTGGGTGCCGAACGCCGCGAGCTTCCGTTCGCTCGAGTTCGACCGCAAGCGCGACGGCGCCTACGCCGCGTTCCAGTGGAAGCCGAACAGCGCCGTCCAGTCGTCGCTCACCTGGTTCAAGTCGCGCTACAAGATGAAGTGGGACGAGCAGGCGATCTTCGGCCAGTCCAGCCCGTACAACCTGCAGGTCGCGAACGGCAAGTTCGATCCGAAGGGCGCCATGATCAGCGGCGTGCTCACCGATCCGGCCGATGGCGGCGTCAACTTCAACGACGATACCCGTACCTCGACGCGCAAGTCGGCCACGACCGACATCTCGTGGAACCTGCGCTGGCGCCTGAACAGCCAGTGGAGCGTCACCACCGACCTGCAGAAGGTGCGCGCCACCACCGGCAGTTTCGACTCGACGGTCGCGACCGGCCTGCAGATTCCGCAGATGGGCATGGACATGAGCGCGACGCCGGCCCGCCTGATCTTCGACGACGCCACCAAGGCGTACATGGCGAATCCGAACAATTACTACTGGGGCTTCACGATGGAGCACCAGGATGCGAGCGTCGCCAACGAGAAGGCCTGGAAGACCGACGTCAAGTACGAGTTCGACCACCCCGTGCTGCGCGACCTGCGCATGGGCGTGCGCCTGACCGATCGCGACGCGACGACGATCAACTCCGTGCCGGGCTATAACTGGGCGGCGATCACGCAGCCGTGGCAGGTCGGCCCGGTCGGTTCGTGGCAGCCGTTGAGCTCCCTGGCTTACCTGGGCGATCCGCGCTTCTCCGCCGGCACGCACCTGAACACGTTCCCGAACTTCTTCAACGGCAAGGCGTCGGTGCCGGCCGTCGTATTCCCGAACACGTCGCTGGCCGACGGCTATCCGGGCACGTATGCGCAGCTGCACCAGTACTACAACGTGCTGTGCGCCGAGCGCAGCGGTAAAGCGCCGGACACCTGCGGCGCCTGGAAACCCGCGACGTTCGGCACCGACCCGTCGGGCACCAACGACCAGCAGGAGCGCAGCAAGGCCATCTATACGCAGCTGCGTTTCGGCTTCGACGACCTGAAGTATCCGATCGACGGCAACATCGGCGTGCGCTACGTGAAGACCAACATGGTCGCGCACGGCTACACGGTGTTCAGCTTCACGGCCCCGAACATCCCGGCCGGCGCCACGGTGACCGGCACGCCGATCCCGAACATCCCGAACTTCCAGCAGAAGCAGGACTTCGACAATTCGTACAGCAACGTGCTGCCGACGCTGAACCTGCGCCTGAAGGCGTCGGACAAGCTGCAGTTCCGCTTCGCCTACGGCAAGGCGATGTCGCGTCCGGACTTCTCGCAACTGCAGGCTTATACGAGCCTGTCGGAAGCGACCACGACGACCACCAACACCGCGACCAACGTCGTCAACGTCAGCAACGTCAGCCTCACCGGCACGGGCAGCGGCAATCCGATGCTGCGCCCGACGATGGCCAAGCAGGCCGACGTCACGGCCGAGTGGTACTTCGCACCGACGGGGTCGTTCACGGCCGCCGTGTTCCACAAGAAACTCAGCGACGTCATCATCAACCAGAGCTACAACTTCGCGCTGCCGGACGTGAACGGCACGATGCATGACTTCGTGACGACGGGGCCGGTGAACGGCGCGAACGGCACGGCCAAGGGCATCGAGCTGGCTTACCAGCAGTACTTCGACATGCTGCCGGGCTGGCTGGCGGGCTTCGGCGTGCAGGCGAACTACACGTACGTGAAGAGCAGCCAGGACCTGTACCACCCGGTGTACCAGGCGTACTGCTCGGGCGGTAGCGGTGCGGACAACCTGAACCTGAACCTGAACGGTTGCGACGTGGACGGCAAGACCTTCGGCAACCTGCCGCTCAACGGGCTGTCGAAGAACTCGTACAACCTGGCGCTGCTGTTCGACCGGGGCCCGATCTCGGCACGCGTGGCCTACAGCTGGCGTTCGAAGTCGCTGCAGGCGATCAACGCCAACGGCACGAACGGCGGCGACGGCACGGACACCAATCCGAACAGCCCGACGTTCGGCCAGCACAATGTGCAGTACGCGCTGCCGACGTGGTCCGACGCCTACGGCCAGGTGGATGCGTCGATCTTCTACAAGATCACCGAGAACCTGTCGTTCGGCCTCGAGGCGCAGAACCTGAACAACGCCATGTACAAGCAGTTGATGCAGCAGGGCGTCGGCTTCAAGGTCCGCGGCGCGTACGTGACGGGCCCGCGCTACACGGCGCAGATGCGTTACTCGTTCTGA
- a CDS encoding ABC transporter substrate-binding protein, whose amino-acid sequence MKVFATAIALVTAWCASAVHAGELEVLHFWDVGDDARAVDVLKSTVRREGHTWKDFAVSSDANGVPLFLLRSRVQSGNPPSAAQVKAPVIRQWAREGALANLDATARAGQWDTVLPRVVSDAMKYKGSYVAVPVNIHRINWLWINTRILKRANAQVPVTWDDFFAAADAMKRAGYIAVTHGGQPWQDFLLFENVALGVGGPDFYRKAFVALDPDTLASPLMEQALQTFRRIKPYTDVAAMGRDWNVAASRLANGEAGMLFMGDWAKPMFLAAAHDSSLEFACVPAPGTAKAYAYTVDSFALFKVNSPARIKAQQDFAADLLAPGVQEEFNLVKGSIPVRQGVDLAKFDRCAKQSAAAFDAATRGGTLVPSIAMALPPAVEDAMREAVSAYWHDDRITTRATMQRLLAAARRP is encoded by the coding sequence ATGAAAGTCTTCGCCACGGCAATCGCACTCGTTACCGCCTGGTGCGCCTCTGCCGTACACGCGGGCGAACTCGAGGTGCTCCACTTCTGGGACGTGGGCGACGACGCACGGGCCGTCGACGTGCTGAAATCGACCGTGCGGCGCGAGGGCCATACCTGGAAGGACTTCGCCGTGTCGTCCGACGCGAACGGCGTGCCGCTCTTCCTGCTGCGCTCCCGTGTCCAGTCGGGCAATCCGCCGTCCGCGGCCCAGGTCAAGGCCCCCGTCATCCGGCAATGGGCACGCGAAGGCGCCCTCGCCAACCTGGATGCGACGGCCCGCGCCGGGCAATGGGACACCGTGCTGCCCCGCGTCGTCAGCGATGCCATGAAGTACAAGGGCAGCTATGTCGCCGTACCGGTCAACATCCACCGCATCAACTGGCTGTGGATTAACACGCGCATCCTGAAGCGCGCCAACGCGCAGGTGCCCGTCACGTGGGACGACTTCTTCGCCGCCGCCGACGCGATGAAGCGGGCAGGGTATATCGCCGTCACGCACGGCGGGCAGCCCTGGCAGGATTTTCTCCTGTTCGAAAACGTGGCGCTGGGCGTGGGCGGTCCCGACTTCTACCGCAAGGCGTTCGTGGCGCTGGATCCCGACACGCTGGCCAGCCCTCTCATGGAACAGGCGTTGCAGACGTTCCGGCGCATCAAGCCCTATACCGACGTGGCGGCGATGGGGCGCGACTGGAACGTGGCGGCGTCGCGGCTCGCGAACGGCGAGGCGGGCATGTTATTCATGGGCGACTGGGCCAAGCCCATGTTCCTGGCGGCGGCGCACGACAGCAGCCTGGAGTTTGCCTGCGTGCCCGCGCCCGGGACCGCGAAAGCGTATGCCTATACGGTCGACTCGTTCGCCCTGTTCAAGGTGAACAGCCCCGCCAGGATCAAGGCCCAGCAGGACTTCGCCGCCGACCTGCTGGCTCCTGGCGTGCAGGAGGAATTCAACCTCGTCAAAGGGTCGATTCCCGTGCGCCAGGGCGTCGATCTGGCCAAATTCGACCGCTGCGCGAAGCAGTCGGCCGCCGCCTTCGATGCCGCTACCCGCGGCGGCACACTCGTTCCCAGCATTGCCATGGCCTTGCCGCCCGCGGTCGAGGACGCCATGCGCGAAGCCGTCAGCGCGTACTGGCATGACGACCGCATCACCACGCGCGCGACGATGCAGCGCCTCCTCGCGGCCGCGCGCCGCCCGTAA
- a CDS encoding response regulator transcription factor → MQLLLAEDDPILANGLTAQLHAAGFTVEHAPNGPVAEFLLTRQNFDIAIIDLGLPMVDGLTVLKNLRATRPDVPVLVLTALDRLDSRVAGLNAGADDYMTKPFEFPELEARLRAILRRARTSSAAPGDVALSGLHFDRAARRAVIHGEPVELSPREATLLDLLLVHADKVVTKDQIATAWAGDGTEVGAGNTAEVHIHRLRRKLEGSGLEIRTVRGLGYLLAVERTDGRPS, encoded by the coding sequence ATGCAACTTTTACTCGCCGAAGACGACCCCATCCTCGCAAACGGATTGACCGCGCAACTGCATGCCGCGGGCTTCACCGTCGAGCATGCACCCAATGGCCCGGTGGCGGAATTCCTGCTCACCCGGCAGAACTTCGATATCGCCATCATCGACCTCGGCCTGCCCATGGTCGACGGCCTCACGGTGCTGAAGAACCTGCGCGCGACGCGGCCCGACGTGCCGGTGCTGGTCCTCACGGCCCTCGACCGGCTCGACAGCCGCGTGGCGGGGCTGAACGCCGGTGCGGACGACTACATGACGAAACCGTTCGAGTTCCCGGAACTGGAAGCGCGCCTGCGGGCGATCCTGCGGCGCGCGCGAACGTCGTCGGCCGCGCCCGGCGACGTCGCGCTGTCCGGGCTGCATTTCGACCGGGCCGCGCGGCGCGCCGTCATCCACGGCGAACCGGTCGAACTCAGCCCGCGCGAAGCGACGCTGCTCGACCTGCTGCTGGTCCATGCGGACAAGGTCGTCACCAAGGATCAGATCGCCACCGCCTGGGCCGGCGACGGCACCGAAGTCGGCGCGGGCAACACGGCGGAAGTCCACATCCACCGGCTGCGCCGCAAGCTGGAAGGGTCGGGCCTCGAGATCCGGACCGTTCGTGGACTCGGCTACCTGCTGGCCGTCGAGCGCACCGATGGACGACCGTCCTGA
- a CDS encoding sensor histidine kinase has protein sequence MDDRPERGTRTLSLRRQLVIWVLLPQLVLWVAGGFATYRLAVRYVNQAADATLSQATRALARRVKPIGNGLLIDFPRAAQEVLETDPNDRLFYMVSTPPGEFILGNNSIPMPPPSMQPRLNDPYFYDGELHSPGAAGRRDPRATMKVRIAALYLPYAAPEGKEQWMLVQVARNMAHREDIFKMILMDTLLPLSALIPLLTLIVWIGTGAGLVPLLRLRKEVEGRSPLDLAPLQIESAPQEVRSLVGALNALLASVRQNVNAQKRFIADAAHQLRTPLAGLKSQTALAIAATDDPALIARLKLVDQSATRGAHLINQLLMLARADPEAAAASDKAPLDVPAFVQEIVAEYVPRALRAQIDLGMDDAAPPAAGAPLRIEANALLLREALANVIDNAIKYTGRGGEITVRVAPSGGDVLVTVTDNGPGIPEADRARVFERFVRATDQGEGCGLGLAIVRDIVAQHGGTVDLQDAQPRGLRVAIRLPGR, from the coding sequence ATGGACGACCGTCCTGAGCGGGGAACACGCACACTCTCCCTGCGCCGCCAGCTCGTCATCTGGGTGCTGCTGCCCCAGCTCGTCCTGTGGGTCGCGGGCGGTTTCGCCACGTACCGCCTGGCGGTCCGCTACGTCAACCAGGCGGCGGATGCGACCCTGTCCCAGGCCACCCGGGCGCTCGCGCGGCGCGTCAAGCCCATCGGCAACGGTCTGCTGATCGATTTTCCCCGCGCGGCGCAGGAAGTGCTCGAGACGGACCCCAACGACCGCCTGTTCTACATGGTCAGCACGCCGCCCGGCGAATTCATCCTCGGCAACAACAGCATCCCGATGCCGCCCCCGTCCATGCAGCCGCGCCTGAACGACCCCTATTTCTACGACGGCGAGCTCCATTCCCCCGGGGCCGCCGGCCGGCGGGATCCCCGGGCGACCATGAAGGTCAGGATCGCGGCGCTCTACCTCCCTTACGCCGCGCCGGAAGGCAAGGAGCAGTGGATGCTCGTGCAGGTGGCGCGCAACATGGCGCACCGCGAAGACATCTTCAAGATGATCCTGATGGACACCCTCCTCCCGTTGTCCGCCCTGATTCCGCTGCTGACGCTCATCGTCTGGATCGGCACCGGCGCCGGCCTGGTGCCGCTGCTGCGCCTGCGCAAGGAGGTCGAGGGCCGCTCGCCGCTCGACCTGGCGCCGCTGCAGATCGAATCGGCGCCGCAGGAAGTCCGCTCCCTCGTCGGCGCGCTGAACGCCCTGCTCGCGTCCGTGCGCCAGAACGTGAATGCGCAGAAGCGCTTCATCGCCGACGCGGCCCACCAGTTGCGCACGCCGCTGGCGGGATTGAAGAGCCAGACGGCGCTGGCGATCGCGGCCACCGACGATCCGGCCCTGATCGCGCGGCTGAAACTGGTCGACCAGAGCGCCACGCGGGGCGCCCACCTGATCAACCAGTTGCTGATGCTGGCGCGCGCGGACCCCGAGGCCGCGGCGGCATCCGACAAGGCACCGCTGGACGTGCCCGCGTTCGTCCAGGAGATCGTCGCCGAATACGTGCCGCGCGCGCTGCGGGCGCAGATCGACCTCGGCATGGACGACGCCGCGCCGCCCGCCGCCGGCGCGCCGCTGCGGATCGAGGCCAACGCGCTGCTGCTGCGCGAAGCGCTCGCCAACGTGATCGACAACGCCATCAAGTACACGGGCCGCGGCGGCGAGATCACGGTCCGGGTTGCCCCAAGCGGCGGCGACGTCCTGGTGACCGTCACCGACAACGGTCCAGGCATCCCGGAGGCGGACCGTGCCCGCGTCTTCGAACGGTTCGTGCGCGCCACGGACCAGGGCGAAGGCTGCGGGCTCGGGCTGGCGATCGTGCGCGACATCGTCGCGCAGCACGGCGGCACCGTCGACCTGCAGGATGCACAGCCGCGCGGCCTGCGCGTGGCAATCCGCCTGCCCGGGCGGTGA